One Prinia subflava isolate CZ2003 ecotype Zambia chromosome 8, Cam_Psub_1.2, whole genome shotgun sequence DNA window includes the following coding sequences:
- the CDK5R1 gene encoding cyclin-dependent kinase 5 activator 1, whose protein sequence is MGTVLSLSPSYRKAPLFEEGAATVGHYTAVQNSKNAKEKGLKRHSLISVLPWKRIAAVSAKKKSSKKVQPNGGYQSNVTHLNNENLKKSLSCANLATFAPPPPPAAAATALASAQKAPPAAPAAAAATPRRVVVQASTSELLRCLGEFLCRRCYRLKHLSPTDPVLWLRSVDRSLLLQGWQDQGFITPANVVFLYMLCRDVISAEVASDHELQAVLLTCLYLSYSYMGNEISYPLKPFLVESCKEAFWDRCLSIIDLMSPKMLQVNADPHYFTQVFADLKKESGSEEKGRLLIGLDR, encoded by the coding sequence ATGGGCACGGTGCTGTCGTTGTCGCCGAGCTACCGGAAGGCCCCGCTGTTCGAGGAGGGGGCGGCCACGGTGGGGCACTACACGGCGGTGCAGAACAGCAAGAACGCGAAGGAGAAGGGCCTGAAGCGGCACTCGCTGATCTCGGTCCTGCCCTGGAAGCGCATCGCCGCCGTCTCCGCCAAGAAGAAGAGCTCCAAGAAGGTGCAGCCCAACGGCGGTTACCAGAGCAACGTGACCCACCTCAACAACGAGAACCTGAAGAAATCGCTCTCCTGCGCCAACCTCGCCACCTTcgcccccccgccgccccccgccgccgccgccaccgccctCGCCTCGGCGCAGAAGGCGCCCccggccgcgcccgccgccgccgccgccaccccGCGCCGGGTCGTGGTGCAGGCGTCCACCAGCGAGCTGCTGCGCTGCCTCGGCGAGTTCCTGTGCCGCCGCTGCTACCGCCTGAAGCACCTCTCGCCCACCGACCCCGTGCTCTGGCTGCGCTCCGTGGACCgctcgctgctgctgcagggctggcaggaccAGGGCTTCATCACGCCGGCCAACGTGGTCTTCCTCTACATGCTGTGCCGGGACGTCATCTCGGCCGAGGTGGCCAGCGACCACGaactgcaggcagtgctgctcacCTGCCTGTACCTCTCCTACTCCTACATGGGCAACGAGATCTCCTACCCGCTGAAGCCCTTCCTGGTGGAGAGCTGTAAGGAGGCCTTCTGGGACCGCTGCCTCTCCATCATCGACCTCATGAGCCCCAAGATGCTGCAGGTCAACGCCGACCCGCACTACTTCACCCAGGTCTTCGCCGACCTCAAGAAGGAGAGCGGCTCCGAGGAGAAGGGCCGATTGCTCATCGGCCTCGACCGGTGa